A stretch of Priestia aryabhattai DNA encodes these proteins:
- a CDS encoding sulfurtransferase — protein sequence MNTIISPADLHTALQQPEHSIVLLDCRFTLGKPEAGADAYQNEHLPDAHYLDLEKDLSSVATSHGGRHPLPDVQKLAQKLGNLGINADSKVVVYDEQNGMMASRAWWLLRYIGIEYVQILNGGFDNWKQSGYETTKSVPVASPQTFVPLIQQDWGLAEVEYVKENLHNPNVVLIDSREKKRYLGLEEPIDFIGGHIPGAIHSFWQDVLTSEGLWKTDKEWKEVFSAIDSDAEIIVYCGSGVSACPNVLALKSAGFPNVKLYAGSWSDWISYSDNPIEKNG from the coding sequence ATGAACACTATTATTTCACCAGCTGACTTACATACTGCATTACAACAACCTGAACACTCCATTGTTTTGCTCGACTGTCGATTTACCCTTGGAAAGCCTGAGGCAGGCGCAGATGCTTATCAAAATGAGCACCTCCCGGATGCTCATTATTTGGATTTAGAAAAAGATTTGTCCTCTGTAGCTACTTCTCACGGAGGCAGACACCCGCTGCCTGATGTTCAAAAACTAGCTCAGAAGCTCGGTAACTTAGGAATTAATGCTGATTCAAAAGTCGTCGTTTATGATGAACAAAACGGAATGATGGCTTCAAGAGCATGGTGGCTACTGCGATATATAGGAATTGAATACGTACAAATTTTAAATGGAGGTTTTGATAACTGGAAACAATCGGGATATGAAACAACTAAGAGCGTCCCAGTAGCTTCTCCTCAAACTTTTGTACCTCTCATTCAACAAGATTGGGGACTTGCAGAAGTTGAATACGTAAAAGAGAACCTTCATAATCCTAATGTGGTTCTTATCGACTCTCGTGAAAAAAAGAGATATCTCGGCTTAGAAGAACCCATTGATTTTATAGGAGGACATATTCCAGGCGCCATTCATTCTTTTTGGCAAGATGTGTTAACCTCAGAAGGTTTATGGAAAACAGATAAAGAGTGGAAGGAGGTGTTTTCAGCTATTGATTCTGACGCTGAAATCATTGTATACTGCGGATCGGGTGTATCTGCTTGCCCCAACGTTTTAGCTTTAAAATCAGCAGGTTTTCCAAATGTAAAATTATATGCCGGCAGCTGGAGCGATTGGATTAGCTATAGTGACAATCCTATTGAGAAAAACGGATAG
- the metA gene encoding homoserine O-acetyltransferase MetA — MPINIPRDLPAKEILEKERIFIMDDVRAVNQEIRPLNIVILNLMPEKEKAETQLLRLLGNSPLQVHITLLYTASHKAKTTSRNHLDQFYKTFEQIKERKYDGMIITGAPVEHIPFEEVNYWKELQEIMDWCKTNVTSTLHICWGAQAGLYHHFGINKRPLSDKCTGVFTHVVSSEEPIKLLRGFDDVFYSPHSRHTDVDMNEVKNHPDLELLSYSEEAGVYMAMSKDEKFVFVTGHPEYDVQTLQEEFLRDTEKGLEPKLPEHYFPNNDPDKNPLKTWRSHANLLFINWLNYYVYQETPYLWE, encoded by the coding sequence TTGCCTATTAATATTCCACGTGATCTTCCGGCAAAAGAAATTTTAGAAAAAGAGAGAATTTTTATTATGGACGACGTGCGCGCGGTTAACCAAGAAATTCGCCCGCTTAATATTGTTATCCTAAACTTAATGCCGGAAAAAGAAAAAGCTGAAACTCAATTATTACGTTTACTCGGGAACTCACCGCTGCAAGTGCATATTACACTTCTTTACACGGCAAGCCATAAAGCAAAAACAACGAGTAGAAATCACCTAGATCAGTTTTATAAAACGTTTGAACAAATTAAAGAGCGAAAATATGACGGAATGATTATTACAGGAGCACCTGTAGAACATATACCATTTGAAGAAGTAAACTACTGGAAAGAACTTCAAGAAATTATGGATTGGTGTAAAACAAATGTGACGTCAACCCTTCATATCTGTTGGGGAGCCCAAGCCGGACTTTATCATCACTTTGGCATTAACAAGCGACCTCTTTCAGATAAATGCACGGGTGTATTTACACATGTTGTATCCAGTGAAGAACCGATTAAGCTGCTGCGAGGATTTGATGATGTCTTTTATTCTCCTCATTCCCGTCACACTGACGTAGACATGAATGAAGTAAAAAATCATCCTGACCTTGAGCTTCTTTCCTACTCTGAAGAAGCTGGTGTTTATATGGCTATGTCTAAAGACGAAAAGTTTGTTTTCGTTACCGGGCACCCAGAGTACGACGTTCAAACACTGCAAGAAGAATTTCTTCGAGATACAGAAAAAGGGCTAGAACCAAAGCTTCCGGAACACTATTTCCCAAACAATGATCCCGACAAAAACCCTTTAAAAACATGGCGCTCTCATGCCAACCTGTTGTTTATAAATTGGTTGAACTATTATGTTTACCAAGAGACTCCATATCTGTGGGAATGA
- a CDS encoding Cof-type HAD-IIB family hydrolase — MQTNEKKEFKLIALDMDGTLLNNQQEISKENREAIAKAQEQGVHVVLSTGRSLLTCREYAQSLQLSSYLITVNGSEIWDESGQLVERKLIDASYIEKMWNLTQDHELNFWAVTTDKVWRDEFPEDIASQEWLKFGYDIPDDALREKVLKQITGISDFEISNSSLTNLEINALGINKAKGIMTVCERLGISMDEVIAMGDSLNDMAMIEAAGCGIAMGNAQEAVKEAADWVTDTNVNNGVAKAISHWVLK, encoded by the coding sequence ATGCAAACAAATGAAAAGAAAGAATTTAAATTGATCGCACTAGATATGGATGGAACGCTGCTGAACAATCAGCAAGAAATTTCTAAAGAAAATCGTGAGGCCATTGCTAAAGCTCAAGAACAAGGTGTTCATGTAGTATTAAGCACGGGGAGATCTCTTTTAACATGCCGTGAATACGCGCAATCTCTTCAGCTATCTTCTTACCTTATTACAGTAAACGGAAGTGAAATTTGGGATGAATCTGGACAGCTTGTAGAACGAAAGTTAATTGATGCTTCTTACATTGAGAAAATGTGGAATTTAACGCAAGATCATGAGCTTAACTTTTGGGCTGTGACTACGGATAAAGTATGGAGAGATGAATTTCCAGAAGATATTGCCTCACAAGAATGGCTGAAGTTTGGCTACGATATTCCAGATGATGCTTTACGAGAAAAAGTGCTGAAACAAATAACCGGCATTTCAGATTTTGAAATTAGCAACTCTAGTTTAACGAATCTAGAAATTAATGCACTTGGTATTAACAAAGCGAAAGGGATCATGACTGTATGTGAACGTTTGGGCATTTCAATGGATGAAGTCATTGCGATGGGAGACAGCTTAAATGATATGGCTATGATTGAAGCGGCAGGGTGTGGAATCGCCATGGGAAATGCTCAGGAAGCTGTAAAAGAAGCAGCGGACTGGGTGACAGATACAAATGTCAATAACGGAGTAGCGAAGGCTATCAGCCACTGGGTACTGAAATAA
- a CDS encoding peptidoglycan-binding domain-containing protein, whose amino-acid sequence MLIKYGDRGNQVQLIQRMLIHLGYSLFGGADGIFGSSTLKAVEAFQQALYLQVDGLVGPKTLEKLYVKFNKTMF is encoded by the coding sequence ATGCTAATTAAATACGGAGATCGAGGAAATCAAGTACAGTTAATCCAACGTATGCTTATTCACTTAGGTTATTCTCTTTTTGGAGGAGCAGACGGTATATTCGGGTCTTCCACTCTCAAAGCGGTAGAAGCTTTTCAACAAGCACTTTATCTGCAGGTAGATGGACTAGTTGGACCGAAGACACTCGAAAAACTCTATGTTAAATTTAATAAAACTATGTTCTAA
- a CDS encoding helix-turn-helix domain-containing protein, whose translation MREYRIGSVMRDLRKMAGLTQQELSRDICTQAQISKIENGEEYPSSITLYKISKRLGVDVNYFFDSVESPRLDYVDAVQSLIRQYIRQRDYDAIHNIIVKEKESPLFQNPLNKQFLMWHEGICVYYIHHNKEDALSKMYHAIELTKQSATFYKEREIEILNSIGIILYEEKEYEQALDTYQTALKSLNELPQTKDENIKIRILNALAKTLGDMSNYDESLIYSNRGIDLCISNESMYLFGELHYQAGESLIKLGRIEQGKEYMEKSMTIFTLQRNERFVKLVEKELETLFV comes from the coding sequence ATGAGAGAGTATAGAATTGGGAGTGTTATGAGAGACCTTCGCAAAATGGCAGGGTTGACACAACAAGAATTATCAAGAGACATTTGTACACAAGCGCAAATCAGCAAAATTGAAAACGGTGAAGAATATCCATCAAGCATTACCCTCTATAAAATTTCTAAGCGCCTTGGCGTAGATGTTAACTACTTTTTTGATAGTGTAGAATCACCTCGACTTGATTACGTAGATGCGGTTCAATCATTAATTCGTCAATATATTCGTCAGAGAGATTATGATGCTATTCATAATATCATTGTAAAAGAAAAAGAAAGTCCGCTGTTTCAAAATCCGCTAAACAAGCAATTTTTAATGTGGCACGAAGGTATTTGTGTGTATTACATTCATCATAATAAAGAAGATGCACTGTCTAAAATGTACCACGCGATCGAGCTTACTAAACAATCAGCCACGTTTTATAAAGAAAGAGAAATCGAAATTTTAAATAGCATTGGAATTATTCTTTATGAAGAGAAAGAGTATGAACAGGCTCTAGATACATATCAAACAGCACTCAAAAGCTTAAATGAGCTCCCTCAAACGAAAGATGAAAACATAAAAATTAGAATTTTAAATGCACTTGCCAAAACGCTTGGAGATATGAGTAACTACGATGAATCATTAATATATAGCAACCGAGGAATCGATTTGTGCATTAGTAATGAATCGATGTATTTATTTGGAGAACTTCATTATCAAGCAGGGGAGAGTTTAATTAAATTAGGTAGAATTGAACAAGGGAAAGAATATATGGAAAAGTCTATGACCATTTTCACCCTGCAAAGAAACGAGCGATTCGTCAAGCTAGTAGAGAAAGAACTTGAAACGCTATTTGTTTAA
- a CDS encoding M15 family metallopeptidase yields the protein MSDLSLDKLLKKAENKLQDVHEVVQEKAYELIQQAYKESIFVMITEGFRSIEHQHKLYSQGRTTPGSIVTNAKDGYSSHNYGLAFDIALLDNNGEVDWTIDRRWNKAGEIGKRIGLEWGGDWKTLKDYPHFQYTFGLSLPELRSGKAPKNRRQRLQEC from the coding sequence ATGAGCGATTTATCATTAGACAAGCTGTTAAAAAAAGCAGAAAATAAATTACAGGATGTACATGAAGTAGTGCAAGAAAAAGCGTACGAGCTCATTCAGCAAGCATATAAAGAAAGCATATTTGTTATGATCACTGAAGGATTTAGATCGATAGAGCATCAGCATAAACTATATTCACAAGGCCGAACAACACCAGGAAGTATCGTGACTAATGCCAAAGACGGCTATTCTTCTCATAATTATGGACTAGCTTTTGACATTGCGCTGCTTGATAACAACGGAGAAGTTGACTGGACCATTGATCGAAGATGGAACAAAGCGGGAGAGATAGGAAAAAGAATCGGGTTAGAATGGGGAGGAGATTGGAAAACCTTAAAAGATTATCCTCATTTTCAATATACGTTCGGTTTATCTTTGCCGGAGCTTCGAAGTGGAAAAGCACCTAAAAACAGACGGCAAAGGCTTCAAGAATGCTAA
- a CDS encoding YuzL family protein — MSKIKKDRSKSELGSPNVEGQGTTTSEQGVQSSSANKKQKRS, encoded by the coding sequence ATGAGTAAAATTAAAAAAGACCGCTCAAAATCAGAGCTAGGTTCACCAAATGTAGAAGGACAAGGGACAACAACTTCTGAACAAGGTGTTCAAAGCAGTTCAGCTAACAAAAAGCAGAAGCGTTCATAA
- the ribD gene encoding bifunctional diaminohydroxyphosphoribosylaminopyrimidine deaminase/5-amino-6-(5-phosphoribosylamino)uracil reductase RibD, whose amino-acid sequence MINHEFYMNIALQNAKATKGQTDPNPLVGSVIVNDNRIVGIGTHLKAGEPHAEIHALRMAGEQAKGATAYVTLEPCSHHGRTGPCAEALVEAGVKKVVIATLDPNPLVAGNGVEILENAGIEVITGVCEEESRQMNEVFNKYIVTKKPFVSLKSAITLDGKIATASSHSKWITSEEARLDVHQLRHETAGILVGVNTVIKDNPELTTRIEGGRSPIRIVMDSKLRMPLDSKLATDSLAQTWVFTSQGYSKEKKEQLQKQGVEVFVTSGEDKVNLEDMLSMLGEKFVSSLLIEGGGEVNAAFVEKRLIDKLVLYMAPKLSGGKEAPTFLEGKGVEKMWDAVDVERLSVTSIGKDFKFVGYPVYK is encoded by the coding sequence TTGATTAACCACGAATTTTATATGAATATAGCTTTACAAAACGCAAAAGCAACAAAAGGACAAACAGATCCAAATCCGCTTGTAGGCTCGGTTATTGTAAACGACAATCGAATCGTTGGAATTGGTACGCATTTAAAAGCTGGTGAACCGCATGCTGAAATTCATGCCCTGCGAATGGCTGGCGAACAAGCAAAAGGAGCTACTGCTTACGTAACGCTAGAGCCTTGTTCACACCACGGACGTACAGGTCCTTGTGCTGAAGCTTTAGTTGAAGCCGGTGTAAAAAAAGTGGTCATAGCAACTTTAGATCCCAACCCTTTAGTAGCAGGTAATGGAGTTGAAATTTTAGAAAACGCAGGTATTGAGGTCATAACAGGTGTATGTGAAGAAGAGTCACGTCAAATGAATGAGGTCTTCAATAAGTATATTGTAACGAAGAAACCGTTTGTTTCGTTAAAATCAGCCATTACGTTAGACGGTAAAATAGCAACTGCTTCTTCTCACAGCAAGTGGATTACGTCTGAGGAAGCTCGTTTGGATGTACATCAGCTGCGTCATGAAACAGCGGGTATCTTAGTAGGGGTGAACACGGTCATTAAGGACAACCCCGAGCTGACAACTCGCATTGAAGGTGGCCGAAGCCCAATTCGTATCGTGATGGATTCGAAGCTGCGTATGCCCCTTGATTCCAAGCTAGCAACGGATTCTTTAGCCCAAACGTGGGTATTTACAAGTCAGGGCTATTCAAAAGAAAAAAAAGAACAGCTCCAAAAGCAAGGCGTCGAAGTATTTGTCACAAGCGGTGAGGACAAAGTAAACCTTGAAGATATGCTTTCTATGCTAGGTGAAAAATTTGTTTCATCTCTTTTAATTGAAGGAGGCGGCGAAGTGAATGCCGCATTTGTAGAAAAGCGTTTAATTGATAAATTGGTACTGTATATGGCACCAAAGCTTTCTGGAGGAAAAGAAGCTCCTACTTTCCTAGAAGGAAAAGGCGTAGAAAAGATGTGGGATGCAGTGGATGTAGAGCGTCTTTCGGTGACGTCAATCGGCAAAGACTTTAAATTTGTTGGATATCCCGTTTATAAATAA
- a CDS encoding DUF3892 domain-containing protein, giving the protein MKERFVAVRKNADGDLLEFQTASGAVLTYEEALKKVEAGDIEHVSTFVGKDGGTYIRSIPDHDKTNNLDALPSF; this is encoded by the coding sequence ATGAAAGAACGTTTCGTTGCGGTACGTAAAAATGCAGACGGTGACCTGCTAGAATTTCAAACAGCTTCAGGAGCTGTTTTAACCTATGAAGAAGCGTTAAAGAAAGTAGAAGCAGGAGACATTGAGCATGTGAGTACCTTTGTAGGGAAAGACGGCGGTACGTATATTCGCAGTATTCCTGATCATGACAAAACAAATAATCTGGATGCATTGCCATCATTTTAA
- a CDS encoding class I SAM-dependent methyltransferase has product MTTFNWHDQAQDEWNQKVSFWNSRSEEMWKNGSRKTVIPFIQKHLKKGALLADVGCGDGFGTSLLAASGYKAIGLDLSEEMIQKASELHKSENLSFAQADIMELPLSSESVEGVMVINALEWTEHPRLALKELYRVVKREGYACVGILGPTAQPRTNSFQRLYGEDVICNTMMPWEFEQLAKENGWEVIDGEGVYKRNVTDKLIGQLPHELKQALTFLWLVMLKKQ; this is encoded by the coding sequence ATGACAACATTTAATTGGCATGATCAAGCTCAAGACGAGTGGAACCAAAAAGTATCATTTTGGAATAGCCGAAGTGAAGAAATGTGGAAAAACGGAAGTCGGAAAACAGTTATTCCATTTATTCAAAAACACCTTAAAAAAGGTGCTTTGCTAGCAGACGTCGGCTGTGGTGATGGGTTTGGGACGTCTCTTCTAGCCGCTTCTGGATATAAAGCAATCGGTCTTGATTTATCAGAAGAAATGATTCAAAAAGCATCTGAGCTGCATAAAAGTGAAAATTTGTCGTTCGCTCAAGCTGATATTATGGAGCTCCCGCTGTCTTCTGAATCAGTAGAAGGGGTTATGGTGATCAACGCGCTAGAATGGACAGAGCATCCGCGATTAGCTCTGAAGGAATTGTACAGAGTTGTAAAACGAGAAGGATACGCATGCGTAGGCATTCTTGGACCAACTGCTCAACCTCGCACTAATAGTTTTCAAAGACTATACGGTGAAGACGTTATTTGCAATACGATGATGCCGTGGGAGTTTGAACAGCTTGCAAAAGAAAACGGATGGGAAGTAATCGATGGCGAAGGTGTATATAAGCGAAATGTTACAGATAAGCTGATTGGACAGCTCCCTCATGAATTAAAACAAGCCTTAACGTTTTTATGGTTAGTTATGCTAAAGAAACAATAA
- a CDS encoding FusB/FusC family EF-G-binding protein codes for MEAFIRNDQYNFIKSQTQILINGHGTVNNSDVLQALKALAKEKVLNVFDGLSEEQEELLLPVAEVKNKEQAEVFLESIKPYVIPFKSLTEAGVKKLFPKVKKLKVPSADSIDLTSISYVSWIDKGSNRKFIVAQDPSTQKLKGIQGTFKPINQKGICTLCHSYEEVGMFTAEIKGTVQGTFTQRGNYICQNSEACNQNLLTLERLHDFMLRLSK; via the coding sequence GTGGAAGCGTTTATAAGAAATGATCAATATAACTTTATCAAAAGCCAAACGCAAATCCTTATCAATGGGCATGGAACAGTGAACAATTCCGATGTGCTGCAGGCTTTAAAAGCTCTTGCAAAAGAAAAAGTCTTAAATGTGTTTGATGGTCTTAGCGAGGAACAGGAAGAATTACTGTTGCCAGTTGCTGAAGTTAAAAATAAAGAACAAGCAGAAGTGTTTTTAGAAAGTATAAAGCCTTACGTGATTCCATTTAAATCCTTGACAGAAGCTGGCGTGAAAAAGTTGTTTCCAAAAGTGAAAAAGTTAAAAGTCCCTTCTGCTGATAGCATTGATCTAACGAGCATTTCATATGTTAGCTGGATTGATAAAGGCTCAAACAGAAAGTTTATCGTAGCGCAGGATCCGTCTACCCAGAAGTTAAAAGGTATTCAAGGAACTTTTAAACCTATCAACCAGAAGGGGATATGCACACTTTGTCACAGCTACGAGGAAGTCGGTATGTTCACTGCTGAAATCAAAGGAACTGTTCAAGGGACATTTACACAACGAGGAAATTATATTTGTCAAAATAGCGAAGCATGTAATCAAAACCTTCTTACCTTAGAGAGGCTTCATGATTTTATGTTAAGGCTCAGTAAATAA
- a CDS encoding polysaccharide deacetylase family protein, with protein MIRKISILLFTLCFLFNGALPALCKAEQVKNVAVRDRLLYQGNNQLKQTALTFDDGPDPRFTPHVLDQLKKHGIKATFFLIGAKAHEHPELVKRMVAEGHAVGIHTYWHPNLLKESTEKFHWEIAKTQAIIKNITGFETQLFRPPYGNLTQEMINELPNENVYAINWSSDSLDWKQIPETEITKNVFKNMHDGTIVLMHDGGHWTMDLSNTAKSLDTIIPRLKQEGYHFVTVPELLHIPYPKN; from the coding sequence ATGATACGAAAAATTAGTATATTACTTTTCACACTGTGCTTCTTATTTAATGGAGCTCTTCCTGCACTATGTAAAGCGGAACAAGTAAAAAATGTAGCTGTGCGTGACCGTTTGCTTTATCAAGGTAATAACCAACTAAAGCAAACCGCCCTAACATTTGACGATGGACCGGATCCGCGCTTTACTCCACATGTGTTAGATCAATTGAAAAAGCATGGTATTAAAGCAACCTTTTTTCTTATTGGGGCAAAAGCTCACGAACATCCTGAGCTGGTGAAGAGAATGGTAGCTGAAGGTCATGCTGTTGGGATTCATACCTATTGGCACCCCAATTTACTAAAAGAATCGACTGAAAAGTTTCACTGGGAAATTGCCAAAACTCAGGCTATTATTAAAAACATTACCGGTTTTGAAACACAGCTGTTTCGTCCGCCGTATGGAAATTTAACGCAAGAAATGATCAACGAGCTGCCAAATGAAAATGTCTATGCGATTAACTGGTCTTCTGATTCATTAGACTGGAAGCAGATCCCAGAAACAGAAATCACCAAAAATGTATTTAAGAACATGCACGACGGAACAATTGTTTTGATGCACGACGGCGGCCATTGGACCATGGACCTTTCAAACACCGCAAAGTCGCTGGATACCATTATTCCTAGACTTAAGCAAGAAGGATATCATTTTGTGACCGTTCCAGAACTTTTGCACATCCCTTATCCAAAAAATTAA
- a CDS encoding CD3324 family protein has product MAEMTYVKATNILPEELISEIQKYIQGETIYIPKPQKAKRKWGTCSGGRKLIDERNEQIKTLFKKGTSIEELAREYFLSNETIKKIVYKKQR; this is encoded by the coding sequence CTGGCAGAAATGACGTATGTAAAAGCAACAAATATTTTACCTGAAGAGCTGATTAGTGAAATTCAAAAATACATTCAAGGAGAAACCATTTATATTCCGAAGCCGCAGAAGGCAAAAAGAAAATGGGGAACTTGCTCTGGTGGAAGAAAGTTGATTGACGAGCGAAACGAACAGATTAAGACTTTATTTAAAAAAGGAACTTCAATTGAGGAACTAGCCCGTGAATACTTTTTATCAAACGAAACCATCAAAAAAATTGTATATAAAAAGCAACGGTAG